One genomic segment of Belonocnema kinseyi isolate 2016_QV_RU_SX_M_011 chromosome 2, B_treatae_v1, whole genome shotgun sequence includes these proteins:
- the LOC117167598 gene encoding anaphase-promoting complex subunit 13 — protein MDSQVCGDGRLLDLIDDAWRKEKLPLDEILVPLSELPDPESDNGDSHMTLKELEQKWNNLALGTLSENHLHSPTPSHN, from the coding sequence ATGGACAGTCAAGTGTGTGGAGACGGCAGATTATTAGATCTGATTGACGACGCCTGGAGGAAAGAAAAACTTCCCCTGGACGAGATCCTCGTTCCATTATCCGAATTACCTGATCCTGAGAGCGACAATGGTGACTCTCATATGACTCTGAAAGAACTTGAGCAAAAGTGGAACAATCTAGCTCTCGGCACTCTCAGTGAAAATCATCTTCATTCCCCGACCCCATCCCACAACTga